CACGCGGAATACACAATGATTAAATAAAGTACTATaattaattgaattgaattacTAATTTGTAATTGTAAATGTAACTGCACTTCGTATACTCAATACAAGAATCTCAATAGTGGCCAAACTTGAAACTTTATGcaaaattcgaaaattttaaCTGAAAATGAAACGAAGCTAAATCATTCAAAGCAAAGACCATGACCTATACCTGGTCATAAAAGCTATACTCTTAATACTCCTCAGGTCCgtaaaaaaatgtcaaattaTGGACAACAAgttttaacaaaattattagCAATATATGTGaatgaaatttaaatatcatTTTAAATGATGGGCACGGTAAGCTGTTATATAATTCCTTTTTTATGAAtagatcaaaataatattataaatttaatttttcatggatGAAAAGCGAATATATATTAATACTATATGGAAAATTATTAGTAAAATTAGatgataatatttttaaaattataaaaagacAAATAAAATGGAGGGGGCTTTACGCGTACTATGTCGAAACGTGTTGAAGGTTTTCCGACAAATGCGGCTACTTGCCTGCTCTTTTATTTTCCATCACTTGTttgtaaatttcatttttatgaaacaaaaatactaGCTCTCatatctttttcttcttttgtaaACACAACAAATACAATCATAATTGTTTTACTTAATTTGGTTATTTACCGCTGTTACATTTTAAGTTCAATTTTTATGATCTTTTATTAGGCATATGtacaaaatactagtaataattaaatgtatGTCATTAATTAATcctagattattattattattattattattattattattattattattattattattatcaatatTTATGTTGATATACACGACACCCAATAAGATACACTAATTACTGATTGTGCATGACAATACTATTTAAGAAAATGTTTCAAGTAAAGGTAAACATAAATTCTAAATTCATATTTATCATAGAAACAACTACTATTACtactaaaaataaatcaatatataGAACACGgatttttaatttcatatacTCCTAGTTAGCAAATAAACAGCTAAAACTATATATCAAGAAAAAttttaaactaaataaattgATCAATATTTAGTAACTACTATTGACTAAATACGTACCCAAACTAACattaaatcctaattaaaaCAATCAAACATAAAAATTAAGTAGTCCGAACATATTGTCACGTGGTATATCCAACTAATCACAATTGCATAAACCACTTCTCTCTATCCTTTTTTAAAGAGGCGACAATTAAGAAACATCATGCCCCAACCTAGTTCACATCCAGctatttacaaaatattaacaaaagtTAAAATTACAACTTGGTTGTCTAATAAACTTACGAAGGTAGATAATAAGCAGCGGCGGACACACGTACAAAGAGGGTAGGGCTGAAGCCCttacccaattttttttttattttctacttccaaaatttttaaaattttaaaaaattatgttaagcCCTTACCAAAATAATGCTACTGAAGAATAAATTGTTTTAGATGAATAATTGTATGGGGCTGAAaattaaagaaaggaaaagttaaaatttacaaaagAAATATAACAATGGCGTTAGAGAAGCataaggaagaagaagagtattttcatacataaattaatataaaagtaaaagtcACATGGACCCCACTTTAAATGCTTTGACCGGTTCGTAACTTATTAAAAAAGATTGTACTCTAAAAGTGTTGTTACTTTTTAAAGTGAAACACATTTTTGTTATTATATTTTAGTAAAAGGAGTTTACATTTTAATTGGCACACAcgtttttaagattttaaaaattaaaaaggagaAACAGAAGAGTTTTTCATTTTGAAGTTTACAGCGGCGCGGCGATACAGAAACAACGCCATTTTGTAAAAGTGGGGTTTGAGTTTTTGAAACTTTAgagaaattaatattcaaattatacacaaattgTGAGGTAAGGAGTTTattaaagttgttaattttatattctatttcttgtttttgtaaaattttGATAGAATAGTTGCAAGCTAAAAAAGTTATAACAATGATTAGTTGCAAGCTAATATTTGTGATTGTCGTATAGAATACTGTTTATATTAGTGAGTGTTGATAGTATCTTTATATCTTATGGAGTTATGTATATAAACTAATATTGTACTTCTGTCGTTATTGCTTAGATTGACCGTAGAGGATAGAACGCTTCTTTAAAAAAAGCGTTGGGATGAATTTTCTTCTCCAAGTGAACCCATTGTTGAAGCAATGGAAAATCAGCTCCGAAGAGAAGTTGAGTTGAACTTGAATGATATTGTTGGTGATCCGGGAAACGCAAGCCAATTGAAGAGTTCGATGTTTCAATTCGACATAAAGTACGAAGAGAGTACTTGAATAAGGGCCCTTGTCAACCAATTGgacataaatatgaagaaaagaaATATGGTAATCAAGAAAGAAGTTTTCAAAATATTTGGTTTAAAAGGTATACATGGTTAGAGTATAGTGTATCAAAGGATGCAACTTTTTGCTTTTGGTGCTACCTTTTCAAGAAATCAGATAAAGGAGGTTGACAATCAGATGGTGCTTTTACAACAACTGGAAAAATGCATTAGAAAGATTCAATTATCATGTTGGAGGCGTGAATAGTTGTCATAATAATGCTAGAATTCAGTTCGAAGCTTTTCAAGATCAAAGGAACGGTGTGGCAAGTATATTACAGTCAAATACCCGTGAGATGGAAGTTGCATATCGCATTCGGTTGACAGTCTCATTGAATGTGACTCGGTTTCTCTTAAAGTAAGGATTATCTTTTCGTGGACATGATGAGTCAAGCAGTTCTTCATCGAGGTAATTTTATTGAGTTGCTTCTATGGTTTAGTGAACTTAACGATGATGTATCCAAAACTTTGTTTGCAAATGCTCCTGCTAACAATCAAATGAATTCACCACGAATTCAAAAGGAATTAGCAAATGCTTGTGCTTCAGAGGTCACACTTGCCATAGTTAATGATATTGGAGATAAAGTTTTCACTCTTTTGGTTGATGAGGCTCGAGATGTTTCAATGAAGGAGCAGATGGGAGTTGTTTTAAGATATGTGAATAACGAAGGATATGTGATTGAGTGATTTATTGGAATCGTGCATGTAACTGACACTTCCTCTCATACTTTGAAATGTGCTATTGATGATTTATTGGTGAAGCATAATTTATCTCTATCTAAAGTGAGAGGGCAAGGATACGATGGAGATTCTAATATGAGGGGTTAGTTTAATGGATGGAAATCCTTAATATTGCAAGAAAATCCATATTCCATGTATATTCATTGTTTCCCTCATTAACTCCAATTAATTAttgttgcggttgccaagggtATTAGAGTTGTGAAGGATGTTTTTAGCTATGTCTCCATGATTGTGAATATGGTCGGGGCATCTTGTAAGAGAAAAGACCAACTTAGGCAGTTGCAACATGACAGATTAGTTGAACAACTTAATGATGGAGAAGTCATAAGTGGAATAAgtaaaaatcaagaaactaGTTTGGTTGTGGCTCACATTACTTGACATTGCTTCGTCTATGCTCTATGTGGTCTTCGGTTGAGAAAGTGTTGGAAGTTGTACGTGACGATGCTATTCTCCATGATAACCGAAGTACCACTGAAGGATTGATTGAAAGGATGGATAACTATGAGTTTGTTTTCACTTTGCATTTGATGAAACATTTATTGGGAATAACCAATGAATTATCCATTGCCTTGCAAAAGAAAGATCAAAATATTATTCAAGCCATATCATTTATCCAAAGTGTGAAACATCAGTTGCAAAGTTTTAGAGAGAATGGATGGGAAGACATACATGATCAAGCAACAAAGTTTTGTGAATTGCATAATATTTCACAAGTTGATATGGATGAAATTATACCACTCCGTGGTTATAAGAAGTATGGAGCAGAGTTGATCACGAATTTGCATCATTATCGTGTAGAGATTTTTAATCAGGTAGtataatattcatattcatgtcttctatacacacacacacacatatcaTAATTTATGTTATTGTGGTTGCAATGTCAAGGTGGTTGATTTAACTATACAAGAGATGGATAATCGATTTTCTGAAGCTAGCACCGAGTTGCTTGGATGCATATCATGTCAATATCATGTCTTGATCCAAGAAATTCTTTCTCTCGATTCAATGATGATCAAGTAATTCGTCTTGTACTTTATATCATGAGGACTTCTCTGCAAATGATTGTTCACGTCTTCTACTTCAACTTAGTAATTTTATTGCTAATGTACGATGTGATCCTCAATTTGCTGCCTTAAGCAACTTATGAGACGTTGCTACGTAAATGGTCAAAAGTGGTAAGCATTTGGTTTTTCCGTTGGTTTATCGGATTATTGAGTTAGCATTGGTTTTACCTATTGCTACTGTTTCTGTTGAGAGAACATTTTCTGCAATGAAGACTATCAAGACTAACTTGCGAAATCGGATGGGAGATGAGTGGATGAATGATAGTTTAATTGTGTACATTGAGAAGGACCTGTTTTCAACGATTGATAATGAAAAAATCTTGCAACGTTTTCAATCGATGAGAACACGTAGAATTCAGTTACCACCGCTTTAGACGTAAAACCGCAACTATgacatgttatttttattagatATGTTTTGGACTACTTCGTATTAAATGTATATGCATTTTATAGTTTTTGCAGTTTTATAttgtataattatatatatatatatatatatatagggatgtattcatttccttttcctatatttcctcctttttccttcttaatatcagccattagattagagaaatggacggtcaagatcaacattgggtaattaatcccgtgttgcattatttgtcctattttgtgcattatgagggtacaatagtaatctaataatggctggaaaccgctacaaataatgcaccacatggtcacgagtaatgcatataattgcctatataatgcacaatatgtgaactgcaatgcatacgaacaagatgtgctgtgttatgatgtttgacacacgtttcttgtttcccctaagggtttaataaacttaggggctagggtatagtacgtagacatgtatgtaatcttcacatggtaacgagtaatggatataattgactatataatgcacaatttgtgaactgcaatgcatacgaacaagatgtgctgtgttatgatgtttgacacacgtttcttgtttcccctaagggtttaataagcttaggggctagggtatagtacgtacgcattaataataaattataaaacgatacgaataattcaccaaattgtcacgagtaatggatgttattaactatataatgcacaatatgtgaactgcaatgcatacggataagatgtaccatgttatgatgtttgacacacgtttcttgtttcccctaagggtttaataagcttaggggctagggtatagtacgtagacattactaaatgcacgtatgtaatcttcaatccgttgattaacccatatacacaatacctctaataatgcataatatactgagataatgacaattaacagctacataatgcactacctaaaccaaataatgcacatacgtatattccaataacaacaatttgttagtaatgtctacgtactataccctagcccctaagcttattaaacccttaggggaaacaagaaacgtgtgtcaaacatcataacatggtacatcttattcgtatgcattgcagttcacatattgtgcattatatagttaataacatccattactcgtgataatttgatgaattattcgtatcgttttataatttgttattaatgcgtacgtactataccctagcccctaagcttattaagcccttaggggaaacaagaaacgtgtgtcaaacatcataacacatcacatcttgttcgtatgcattgcagttcacaaattgtgcattatatagtcaattatatccattactcgttaccatgtgaagattacatacgtgtctacgtactataccctagcccctatgcttattaaacccttaggggaaacaagaaacgtgtgtccaaacatcataacatggtacatcgtatttgtatgcattgcagttcacatattgtgcattatatagtcaattatatgcattactcgtgaccatgtggtgcattattcgcagataccaaaatgtggcagttacttttccgtcaaatgtcaataacaaccctgtaatgcatacaaccaccttctataatgcaacacggaaccagttttatagaatcaatctgatccgttgatgccttagatctaacgcgcaatattaagaaggaaaaaggatctaagatgtgaaaaggagaataacgctcccctatatatatatattatgtttgACCATGAAAAAATATACAGTAAAGTTCAGCCCTTACAGTCaattttttctgcgtccgcccctgatAACAAGAAAGAAGAAAAGTAGACTATATATGATACATTGAATGAACAACATGTGCGTACTCCATCAACTACCTCATAATCCCAAACCTTTTGATTTTCTACACGGTAAATTTTGGCATTGAATAATTTTTCACCAATTTTATCAATCTATCAATTACTTGATCCCCAAAGTGTGTGGCACACATACAATACCATCATTATCATTTGTATACTTAATGCCGCCAAAGAGTCTCGGGTTTAAGTCTATAACCTTTAAAATTAAGTTCattcatcaattaaaaaaaagaaatgataaGGGTTAGACCAAGTCATTAAGTTGCTAAtacaataatactaataatctTCATGAATTCCATCCTTGTTTTATATCCAAAGTCAGCGtcttcctctctccctctctgtctAAAACAAAACCATTCTACCTATCTtccgagagagaaagagagaggtgCATGAGAAAGTAGGTGGCATATCTCCAAAGCATGTGTAGCAACTTCATCAAGATGATGGACAACTACGAAGGCGATTTATCCGACATAGTCCGAGCCGCCGCCCCAGAAACACGGTCACAAGAGGCGGGGGCCACCCCGGAGTGGCAATTTTCAAGAAATTCGATCAACTACTCTCCCGAATATTTCGGCGATCCATTCACCTACATCAAAGATCCTCTCAATCAAACCATAACCCCTCCAATTTCCGAGCACTTGTACAATTCGAGCATCGGAGGGGTGATCAGTTGCGATGGGGTGAAGAGACCCTCGAATATTTTCTCGAGGATGCTGCAGATATCTCCTAATGCGAAGCCATGTGAAAATCAAGACAAGAATCCTCCTATTTTAGTGTCTAATAATGGGGGTTTGATTTCGGGCAGTAGCTCTGCCTTGCAGATCTCGTCTCCGCCAAATACGGGCACCAAAAGAAGGTGcgactttttttttaattattgaaatcaTTATTATCAATAATAATTGAGATATTGAAATTTTGCATCTTTCATTAATTAGGTGTGAGGATTTTAGGGGAATCACATGCCCTAAATAgggtttttttattatgtactGTAGTTTAGTTGTTTCATTTGTTAAGATAATTAACAGAAAACCCTTAAAAATTTGATCTTTTCCCCCATAAATAGGTGTTTAATTAAGATAATGAATTGAAAACCCCATGCTACTGTTATTTGCACAAATGACTGTTTCTTGAAATCATATTCTCCATCATTTTTGGCCTTTTCTTATGCTTTCTTACATGGAAAGAAAAAGGCAGCGCAGAAACTGCAACTGATCAATTAGTTCTGAAAAAAACACTGAAATTTGTTATTGCAACAGTTCTACAAATCCAGACATGATAGTGGTATATTATAAGTTGAGTTCACTTTATGTCTTAAAAAGGGGCTGAATTTGATGGTATATAATTTAGGAAAAGTCAGGCGAAGAAAGTAGTTTGTATTCCGGCACCAGCACCTGCAAACAGCAGAGCTACCGGAGAAGTTGTGCCATCGGATCTTTGGGCATGGCGGAAGTATGGACAGAAGCCCATCAAGGGTTCACCTTATCCTAGGTAATCTTTCCTTGTTTTTTACAATCGGATTTTTCTATTGCATATCATCCATAAACATATGTCATCTGAAACTCGGATATTCAGTTGCATCATTTTTCATGTCTCTAAGAACTATATAGTCCTTTTTTATTTGTGGAAATTCATAGAATTTGCATGTGTTTCTTGACACATGTATTCCAATCATAtctatgtgtgtatatatatgcaATGTTGCATAGGAATGATAATGGTACATAATTTTCTTGTAGTGAAtatcaaaattaatactagAACGTACAATATTATAATGATAATGAAGGAttaactatacaaaatattaca
This sequence is a window from Salvia splendens isolate huo1 chromosome 5, SspV2, whole genome shotgun sequence. Protein-coding genes within it:
- the LOC121802960 gene encoding probable WRKY transcription factor 14; amino-acid sequence: MCSNFIKMMDNYEGDLSDIVRAAAPETRSQEAGATPEWQFSRNSINYSPEYFGDPFTYIKDPLNQTITPPISEHLYNSSIGGVISCDGVKRPSNIFSRMLQISPNAKPCENQDKNPPILVSNNGGLISGSSSALQISSPPNTGTKRRKSQAKKVVCIPAPAPANSRATGEVVPSDLWAWRKYGQKPIKGSPYPRGYYRCSSSKGCSARKQVERSRTDPNMLVITYTSEHNHPWPTQRNALAGSTRSQPAKGVKEEADRKETASPIQTNCKEEADHRFEPQFEPDTYKPTQEQDSFFADLGEIGDDPLSLFGQGFPPADHTNNNHSDLDPFSFYDWTTTTAEDSSPKS